A single region of the Psychrobacter alimentarius genome encodes:
- a CDS encoding (2Fe-2S)-binding protein, protein MVVKNLFANHLALLWQVMVDVTKIHPRILWENTAVRVYSLYEKKITTTSPIIQEKVKQDYAYLIKEAAPEIFGIDHNPLKRYDVKKIKLTEDSGLIRLRKSCCFYYKATDPIEYCSNCPLLVVKPKKKKR, encoded by the coding sequence ATGGTGGTCAAAAACCTTTTTGCCAATCATTTGGCTTTACTATGGCAGGTCATGGTTGATGTGACAAAAATTCATCCGCGCATTTTGTGGGAAAACACAGCAGTGCGGGTATATTCGCTATATGAGAAAAAAATTACCACCACATCTCCAATCATCCAAGAAAAAGTCAAACAAGATTATGCGTATTTGATAAAGGAAGCTGCGCCTGAGATATTTGGTATCGATCATAATCCATTAAAACGCTATGACGTTAAAAAAATAAAACTGACTGAGGATAGCGGCTTAATTCGATTAAGAAAAAGTTGCTGCTTTTATTATAAAGCCACTGATCCCATAGAGTATTGTAGTAACTGTCCATTGTTGGTCGTGAAGCCTAAGAAGAAAAAGAGGTAG
- a CDS encoding aspartate ammonia-lyase, whose amino-acid sequence MKNIDNLTDDNTPTRIEKDLLGEQAVPAAALYGIQTQRAYQNFNITGTPISHFPDLIKALAMVKAAAAKANYQHGLLTEDKLGAITEACTDLINGEHHDQFIVDLIQGGAGTSTNMNANEVIANIGLKKMGFEYGQYRHLHPNNDVNRSQSTNDVYPSAARLAIVFAAKPLKAAILNLQQSLAAKGQAFGGILKMGRTQLQDAVPMTLGQEFNAFASDVGSEIAQIEQACLQLCELNLGGTAIGTGINAPKGYASLAIEELADISGLPVTLADDLIAASADMGAFITFSGALKRLSIKLSKLNNDLRLLSSGPRTGLGEINLPAMQPGSSIMPGKVNPVIPEAMNQTAFQVMGTDTTITMAAEAGQLQLNAMEPLIVYNLLNNARLLEKSIRMLDDLCIKGITANEARCAQHVENSIGIVTALVPHIGYENASRIAGHALLSGSGVAELVKQEKLLSDEELAAILSPDTMVSSI is encoded by the coding sequence ATGAAAAACATCGACAACCTGACTGATGACAACACCCCAACTCGTATTGAGAAAGATTTATTGGGCGAACAAGCCGTTCCTGCAGCGGCTTTGTATGGTATTCAAACACAGCGCGCGTATCAAAATTTTAATATCACTGGCACGCCAATCAGTCATTTTCCGGATTTGATTAAAGCGCTGGCCATGGTAAAAGCAGCTGCTGCCAAGGCCAACTATCAGCATGGATTACTCACTGAAGATAAACTTGGCGCCATTACCGAAGCGTGTACGGATCTGATCAATGGCGAGCATCATGATCAATTCATTGTCGATCTCATCCAAGGCGGGGCAGGCACGTCAACCAACATGAATGCTAACGAAGTCATTGCTAATATTGGCCTAAAAAAAATGGGCTTTGAGTATGGTCAATACCGTCATTTGCACCCCAATAATGATGTGAACCGCTCTCAATCGACCAATGATGTCTATCCTAGCGCGGCACGTTTAGCGATCGTGTTTGCAGCAAAACCACTGAAAGCAGCCATTCTTAACCTACAACAAAGCTTAGCGGCTAAAGGACAAGCATTTGGCGGTATCCTCAAGATGGGTCGCACCCAATTACAAGATGCGGTGCCGATGACGCTCGGTCAAGAGTTCAATGCTTTTGCCAGTGACGTGGGCAGTGAAATAGCGCAAATCGAACAAGCTTGCTTGCAATTGTGCGAATTGAATTTAGGCGGCACCGCTATCGGTACAGGTATCAATGCGCCTAAAGGCTATGCCAGTTTGGCAATTGAGGAGTTGGCTGATATCAGTGGTTTGCCAGTGACACTTGCTGATGATCTGATAGCAGCCAGCGCTGATATGGGTGCCTTTATTACGTTTTCTGGTGCGCTCAAGCGTCTATCCATCAAATTATCTAAGCTAAACAATGACTTGCGTCTATTATCGAGCGGGCCACGCACAGGGTTGGGCGAAATCAATCTACCTGCCATGCAGCCTGGCTCGTCTATTATGCCAGGTAAGGTCAATCCAGTGATTCCTGAAGCCATGAACCAAACGGCATTTCAGGTGATGGGTACGGACACGACGATTACTATGGCAGCAGAAGCAGGACAGTTACAGCTGAACGCAATGGAGCCGCTGATTGTCTATAACCTATTGAACAACGCGCGTCTGTTAGAAAAGTCGATTCGCATGTTGGATGATCTGTGCATCAAAGGGATTACGGCCAATGAAGCCCGCTGCGCACAGCATGTCGAAAATAGCATCGGTATCGTGACGGCACTGGTGCCACATATTGGCTATGAAAACGCAAGTCGTATCGCAGGACATGCATTACTAAGTGGGTCAGGCGTGGCGGAGCTGGTCAAACAAGAAAAACTACTTAGTGACGAAGAGCTAGCAGCGATTTTATCACCTGATACGATGGTCAGTAGTATATAA